ttaaagcGTATTCCTTCAATAAAcactttttattaataataaaatgaataaaaggATATTTAGTTTAGTTTGTATCGTATTGTATGTCCTTTTGACTGTATCCATACATTGCTCTGAGCAGAAAGTAAGTTgtcaaaacaaaatataaactaatgtttagaaaattatataatagtgGTTATTTACATGTTGTGATGTATATATTATcgcatatatacattattatatttattctcTTGTATAATCGGTCTAAGGAATCTGGATTAAGAAGTAGAATCACTCGggctattaaaaaaataaagagaagtaacaaaaaaaatggtaCAGAAACTAAAAGCAAAAttcaattaaataataacaataataaagatTCTATTGATGATAAAGATGAT
Above is a window of Plasmodium yoelii strain 17X genome assembly, chromosome: 9 DNA encoding:
- a CDS encoding fam-c protein; protein product: MNKRIFSLVCIVLYVLLTVSIHCSEQKESGLRSRITRAIKKIKRSNKKNGTETKSKIQLNNNNNKDSIDDKDDCIEYYRNYDKDAPKYVPLCCGLCCEVEDDTGLYTYVLSE